In Acidisarcina polymorpha, the DNA window AAGCTCACCCGCAACGGGGTGCTTGACTACATCAACTGCGGCCACATTCACCCGCTGCTCTGTTCGCCCAGCGGCGTCCACCATCTGAAGACTTCCAACCTGCCTGTAGGCCTGATCGGCGAGGCGACGTTTCGCGGCGACTCGGTCCGCATCGAGGCTGGCTCGCGCATTCTGCTGGTGACCGACGGGGTCACCGAGGCGGAGAATACGGCTGGCGAGTTCTTCGGCGACGAACGACTGGAGGAGGCGGCAGTGTGCAGCAACTCCCTCGAAGCAATCTTCGAGCGGGTCCAGCACTTTTGTGGACTTGCGCCCGCCAACGACGACTGCACCATGCTCGAAGTCCAGTTTCATAGCGAAAGACCGAGCGCGTTGCCGCTCCGTACGCAGTAAGCGATAGACTGAAGGGGCCTTCTGGAACGGAGATGAAGCCGTTCGCAGGCGGGCGCATCTATCCTCTATGGCCATTGCAACTCCGCCAGTCAGGCCTCAGTCTCAGCGGGTCCCTCAAGCTTCGCGACGCTCTTTTCAGAAGACGCTGGATAGCGCCAAGCGGACGATGGTTCTCTCCGAGATCGTGCTACTGGCCCTGGACAGCTTCCGGGCGAGCAAAGTCAGATTTGCGCTGACGGCGCTAGGCATGGTCATAGGTTCGGCGTCCTTGATCCTGGTAGTAACCATTGGCCTGACAGGAAAACAATATGTTCTTAAGGCCATTCAGGGTGTTGGGACAAACATGGTCGAGTTGGAATATGCCGGGGGCGGTGTTGGCGCGGTCAGCGACACCCGCAACGATTTCCTCAACCTGGACGACGAAGCTGCCGTAATGCAGCGCGTGCCAGCGGTTGCTGCTTCCTCCCCCATGCTCGAGATGCATGACCGCATCACCTATCCAGGCGGAAAGCTCAAGGACGTTCTGGTGCTCGGCGTTAGTCCTGAGTATGCGCAGGTGCGCAATTTAGTCATCACTTCCGGGCGATTTTTCGACCAGCAGGACGAGGAAACACATACCAAGGCTGCGGTGGTCACGGAGGCCTTCGCGCGCGCTCGCTTCGGCAGCAATGAGGCTGCTATCAATCAGAGCCTGGCTCTCACCGGCATCCCCTTCACCATCACCGGTACCTTTAAAGAGAGCATCGATACCATGGGTCAGACGGAGATCGATGCGGAGACAATCCTGATCCCCTACTCGGTCGCCCGCTACTTCACCGGCACTGATTTTGTAAAACAGATTTTCTTTTCGGTGCGCGATCAGAACGATGTGGAAGACGCCGCGCAACAGATCGTGCGGGTGGTATCGAGCCGCCATAATCGAAATTCCGTCTACAAAGTGGAAACTTTGACCGCCGTGCTGGATGTGGCAAATCAGGTCACCAACGCGCTGACGGTCGTCTT includes these proteins:
- a CDS encoding ABC transporter permease, with product MAIATPPVRPQSQRVPQASRRSFQKTLDSAKRTMVLSEIVLLALDSFRASKVRFALTALGMVIGSASLILVVTIGLTGKQYVLKAIQGVGTNMVELEYAGGGVGAVSDTRNDFLNLDDEAAVMQRVPAVAASSPMLEMHDRITYPGGKLKDVLVLGVSPEYAQVRNLVITSGRFFDQQDEETHTKAAVVTEAFARARFGSNEAAINQSLALTGIPFTITGTFKESIDTMGQTEIDAETILIPYSVARYFTGTDFVKQIFFSVRDQNDVEDAAQQIVRVVSSRHNRNSVYKVETLTAVLDVANQVTNALTVVLLLVSTVTLAVGGVGIMNIMLATVRARIREIGIRKALGATYREIKLQFLVEAVFISLSGGVIGSVIGIAIPIGVRLFTDYRIPISGWSVVISLVTSTMVGVIFGTLPANRAAQMNPVDSLKYE